In Ictalurus furcatus strain D&B chromosome 23, Billie_1.0, whole genome shotgun sequence, a single window of DNA contains:
- the trip13 gene encoding pachytene checkpoint protein 2 homolog isoform X2 — protein MNGEKMEVGWVHHQQPCENGVADRVEVHIEVHVKSQSTARRTEVRTHVLALLDRHSLVIGSFKWTEFDDDFLTKNVESVSVVDVDAQPLDLKTSNLCVHIFSLNDDGPSTLNLEEEEELSAANHWLLPAAEFHGIWESLVYEEGIKTQLLDYVSTAIFFSDKNVDSNLVAWNRVVLLHGPPGTGKTSLCKALAQKLSIRLSGRYSYGQFVEINSHSLFSKWFSESGKLVTKMFQKIQELIDEKEALVFVLIDEVESLTAARNASQAGTEPSDAIRVVNSVLTQLDQIKRHSNVVILTTSNVTEKIDLAFVDRADIKQYIGLPSARAIFNIYLSCLEELMKRQIIYPRQQLLNLEELDTLDYIESEVTGLSLHLQKIAEKSVGLSGRTLRKIPFLAHALYAKKSVLTVESFLNAMDNAVAHQIKEREKLVNCI, from the exons ATGAACGGGGAGAAAATGGAGGTGGGTTGGGTTCACCATCAGCAGCCCTGCGAGAATGGCGTTGCTGACCGAGTCGAAGTTCACATCGAGGTTCATGTCAAATCTCAGAG CACGGCGAGACGAACTGAAGTAAGGACACACGTTTTGGCTCTGCTCGACCGACACAGCCTCGTAATCGGCTCCTTCAAGTGGACGGAGTTTGATGATGACTTCCTGACGAAAAACGTCGAGTCTGTCTCCGTGGTGGACGTCGATGCACAG CCTCTTGATTTGAAGACGAGCAATCTGTGTGTTCACATCTTCTCTCTCAACGACGATGGACCGAGCACgctcaacctggaagaggaggaggagctatCTGCAGCCAATCACTGGCTCCTGCCAGCAG CTGAGTTTCATGGGATCTGGGAGAGCCTGGTTTATGAGGAAGGAATCAAAACGCAA CTCTTGGATTATGTTTCGACAGCAATCTTCTTCTCTGACAAAAACGTTGACAGCAATCTGGTTGCTTGGAATCGTGTTGTGTTGCTTCACG GACCTCCGGGCACGGGAAAGACTTCACTGTGTAAAGCACTTGCACAGAAACTCTCCATCAGACTCTCTGGAAG ATATTCCTATGGACAATTTGTAGAAATCAACAGCCACAGTTTGTTCTCGAAATGGTTTTCAGAG AGCGGGAAACTCGTTACGAAGATGTTTCAGAAGATTCAAGAGCTGATAGATGAGAAAGAAGCCCTTGTTTTTGTGCTTATTGATGAG GTGGAGAGTCTAACGGCAGCGAGAAACGCCTCTCAGGCTGGAACCGAACCTTCTGATGCCATCCGAGTGGTCAACTCTGTCCTTACACAGCTGGACCAGATCAAACG ACATTCGAACGTGGTGATCCTCACTACCTCAAACGTAACGGAGAAGATCGACCTGGCCTTCGTGGACAGAGCGGATATAAAGCAGTATATCGGCCTGCCGAGCGCCCGAGCTATCTTCAACATCTACCTGTCCTGTCTGGAGGAGCtcatgaag CGGCAAATCATTTACCCACGGCAGCAGCTGCTGAACCTCGAGGAGCTCGATACGTTGGACTATATCGAGAGCGAAGTGACCGGGCTCAGTCTGCATCTGCAGAAAATCGCAGA GAAGAGCGTAGGTCTTAGTGGACGCACCTTGAGGAAAATTCCCTTTTTGGCTCATGCGCTTTACGCGAAG AAGTCTGTGTTGACGGTCGAGAGCTTTCTGAACGCCATGGACAATGCTGTGGCTCATCAGATAAAGGAACGGGAGAAGCTGGTTAACTGTATATGA
- the trip13 gene encoding pachytene checkpoint protein 2 homolog isoform X1 translates to MTAPYNAESLPTVYRMNGEKMEVGWVHHQQPCENGVADRVEVHIEVHVKSQSTARRTEVRTHVLALLDRHSLVIGSFKWTEFDDDFLTKNVESVSVVDVDAQPLDLKTSNLCVHIFSLNDDGPSTLNLEEEEELSAANHWLLPAAEFHGIWESLVYEEGIKTQLLDYVSTAIFFSDKNVDSNLVAWNRVVLLHGPPGTGKTSLCKALAQKLSIRLSGRYSYGQFVEINSHSLFSKWFSESGKLVTKMFQKIQELIDEKEALVFVLIDEVESLTAARNASQAGTEPSDAIRVVNSVLTQLDQIKRHSNVVILTTSNVTEKIDLAFVDRADIKQYIGLPSARAIFNIYLSCLEELMKRQIIYPRQQLLNLEELDTLDYIESEVTGLSLHLQKIAEKSVGLSGRTLRKIPFLAHALYAKKSVLTVESFLNAMDNAVAHQIKEREKLVNCI, encoded by the exons ATGACAGCCCCATAca ATGCTGAAAGTCTTCCTACTGTTTACAGGATGAACGGGGAGAAAATGGAGGTGGGTTGGGTTCACCATCAGCAGCCCTGCGAGAATGGCGTTGCTGACCGAGTCGAAGTTCACATCGAGGTTCATGTCAAATCTCAGAG CACGGCGAGACGAACTGAAGTAAGGACACACGTTTTGGCTCTGCTCGACCGACACAGCCTCGTAATCGGCTCCTTCAAGTGGACGGAGTTTGATGATGACTTCCTGACGAAAAACGTCGAGTCTGTCTCCGTGGTGGACGTCGATGCACAG CCTCTTGATTTGAAGACGAGCAATCTGTGTGTTCACATCTTCTCTCTCAACGACGATGGACCGAGCACgctcaacctggaagaggaggaggagctatCTGCAGCCAATCACTGGCTCCTGCCAGCAG CTGAGTTTCATGGGATCTGGGAGAGCCTGGTTTATGAGGAAGGAATCAAAACGCAA CTCTTGGATTATGTTTCGACAGCAATCTTCTTCTCTGACAAAAACGTTGACAGCAATCTGGTTGCTTGGAATCGTGTTGTGTTGCTTCACG GACCTCCGGGCACGGGAAAGACTTCACTGTGTAAAGCACTTGCACAGAAACTCTCCATCAGACTCTCTGGAAG ATATTCCTATGGACAATTTGTAGAAATCAACAGCCACAGTTTGTTCTCGAAATGGTTTTCAGAG AGCGGGAAACTCGTTACGAAGATGTTTCAGAAGATTCAAGAGCTGATAGATGAGAAAGAAGCCCTTGTTTTTGTGCTTATTGATGAG GTGGAGAGTCTAACGGCAGCGAGAAACGCCTCTCAGGCTGGAACCGAACCTTCTGATGCCATCCGAGTGGTCAACTCTGTCCTTACACAGCTGGACCAGATCAAACG ACATTCGAACGTGGTGATCCTCACTACCTCAAACGTAACGGAGAAGATCGACCTGGCCTTCGTGGACAGAGCGGATATAAAGCAGTATATCGGCCTGCCGAGCGCCCGAGCTATCTTCAACATCTACCTGTCCTGTCTGGAGGAGCtcatgaag CGGCAAATCATTTACCCACGGCAGCAGCTGCTGAACCTCGAGGAGCTCGATACGTTGGACTATATCGAGAGCGAAGTGACCGGGCTCAGTCTGCATCTGCAGAAAATCGCAGA GAAGAGCGTAGGTCTTAGTGGACGCACCTTGAGGAAAATTCCCTTTTTGGCTCATGCGCTTTACGCGAAG AAGTCTGTGTTGACGGTCGAGAGCTTTCTGAACGCCATGGACAATGCTGTGGCTCATCAGATAAAGGAACGGGAGAAGCTGGTTAACTGTATATGA